One part of the Drosophila teissieri strain GT53w chromosome 3R, Prin_Dtei_1.1, whole genome shotgun sequence genome encodes these proteins:
- the LOC122619593 gene encoding protein crumbs isoform X1, with protein sequence MAIIANASLPQQQKQRPTATTTTTTTVAASVETATTTARSRDRTKSAAQITSHLLKRAISVYSSPQWIPLFILIYLATDVASVAVPTKEAYFNGSTYLRLTTPMPIWDHSAISFRSCRGGEILAQQYNKNSIVISVLNDFLQISLAGPAVHGPNNRLDVKLPYQLLDNRWHTLQFKYEYGNLYLHVDRAASIFANSTYNSQFLTNQDIGYKDAILILGNSFSGCLLDGPGLQFVNNSTVQNVVFGHCPLTPGPCSDHDLFTRLPDNFCLNDPCMGHGTCSSSPEGYECRCTARYSGKNCQKDNGSPCAKNPCENGGSCLENSRGDYQCFCDPNHSGQHCETEVNIHPLCQTNPCLNNGACVVIGGSGALTCECPKGYAGARCEVDTDECASQPCQNNGSCIDRINGFSCDCSGTGYTGAFCQTNVDECDKNPCLNGGRCFDTYGWYTCQCLDGWGGEICDRPMTCQTQQCLNGGTCLDKPIGFQCLCPPEYTGELCQIAPSCAQQCPIDSECVGGKCVCKPGSSGPIGHCLPTTTTPTPEQEPTTTPRTTAIPNPAIPNTLTTTKIPPITTSRTSVGTTTGSRKPPQQPLQSPTQRSASLNACPQENCLNGGTCLGYSGNYSCICASGYTGYNCQTSTGDGAASLALTPINCNATNGKCLNGGTCSMNGTHCYCAVGYSGDRCEKAENCSPLNCQEPMVCVQNQCLCPENKVCNQCATQPCQNGGECVDLPNGDYECKCTRGWTGRTCGNDVDECTLHPKICGNGICKNEKGSYKCYCTPGFTGVHCDSDVDECLSFPCLNGATCHNKINAYECVCQPGYEGDNCEVDIDECGSNPCSNGSTCIDRINNFTCNCIPGMTGRICDIDIDDCVGDPCLNGGQCIDQLGGFRCDCSGTGYEGQNCELNIDECLSNPCTNGAKCVDKVKDYFCDCHNGYKGKNCEQDINECESNPCQYNGNCLERSNMTLYQMSRITDLPKVFSQPFTFENASGYECVCVPGIIGKNCEININECDSNPCSKHGNCNDGIGTYTCECEPGFEGTHCEINIDECDRYNPCQRGTCYDQIDDYDCDCDANYGGKNCSVLLKGCDQNPCLNGGACLPYLINEVTHLYNCTCENGFQGDKCEKTTTLSMVATSLISVTTEREEGYDINLQFRTTLPNGVLAFGTTGEKNEPVSYILELINGRLNLHSSLLNKWEGVFIGSKLNDSNWHKVFVAINTSHLVLSANDEQAIFPVGSYETANNSQPSFPRTYLGGTIPNLKSYLRHLTHQPSAFVGCMQDIMVNGKWIFPDEQDANVSYTKLENVQSGCPRTEQCKPNPCHSNGECTDLWHTFACHCPRPFFGHTCQHNMTAATFGHENTTHSAVIVETTDVARRAIRSILDISMFIRTREPTGQVFYLGTDPRKAPTKNVGDSYVAAKLHGGELLVKMQFSGTPEAYTVGGQKLDNGYNHLIEVVRNQTLVQVKLNGTEYFRKTLSTTGLLDAQVLYLGGPAPTRESLLGATTEPGMIPVPGAGVPIEDTTVPKEADDSRDYFKGIIQDVKVSNGSLNLIVEMYSLNVTDVQVNAKPLGAVTIDRASVLPGEVSDDLCRKNPCLHNAECRNTWNDYTCKCPNGYKGKNCQEIEFCQHVTCPGQSLCQNLDDGYECVTNTTFTGQERSPLAFFYFQEPQSDDIVSEAAPKQILKPVIDIAFRTRAGGTLLYIDNVDGFFEIGVNGGRVTITWKLSALHFGESARFEKENTDGEWSRIYLRAHNSKLEGGWKGWESMVDPTPAFSTDIDQAAFQSLIATSTQVYLGGMPESRQARGSTLSAQQGSQFKGCVGEARVGDLLLPYFSMAELYSRTNVSVQQKAQFRLNATRPEEGCILCFQSDCKNDGFCQSPSDEYACTCQPGFEGDDCGTDIDECLNTECMNNGTCINQVAAFYCQCQPGFEGQHCEQNIDECADQPCHNGGNCTDLIASYVCDCPEDYMGPQCDVLKQMTCENEPCRNGSTCQNGFNASTGNNFTCTCVPGFEGPLCDIPFCEITPCDNGGLCLTTGAVPMCKCSLGYTGRLCEQDINECESNPCQNGGQCKDLVGRYECDCQGTGFEGIRCENDIDECSVEGDYCGGLGRCFNKPGSFQCICQKPYCGAYCNFTDPCNATDLCSNGGRCVESCGAKPDYYCECPEGFAGKNCTAPITAKEDGPSTTDIAIIVIPVVVVLLLIAGALLGTFLVMARNKRATRGTYSPSAQEYCNPRLEMDNVLKPPPEERLI encoded by the exons ATGTCGCCTCAGTGGCGGTTCCAACGAAAGAGGCGTACTTTAATGGCTCCACTTACCTCCGCCTGACCACGCCGATGCCCATTTGGGACCACTCGGCGATTAGTTTCCGCTCGTGCCGCGGCGGCGAGATCCTCGCCCAGCAGTACAACAAGAACTCCATTGTAATCTCAGTGCTCAATGACTTTCTGCAAATCTCACTGGCCGGACCCGCCGTCCATGGGCCCAACAACCGTCTGGATGTCAAGCTGCCCTACCAACTGCTGGACAACCGCTGGCATACGCTGCAGTTCAAGTACGAGTACGGCAATCTCTATCTGCATGTGGATCGCGCGGCAAGCATATTTG CCAACTCCACGTACAACAGCCAGTTCCTGACGAACCAGGACATCGGCTACAAGGACGCCATCTTGATACTGGGAAACTCCTTCTCCGGCTGCCTCCTGGATGGACCAGGTCTGCAGTTTGTGAACAACTCGACCGTGCAGAATGTGGTCTTTGGCCACTGTCCCTTGACACCAGGTCCCTGCAGCGATCACGATCTTTTCACCCGACTGCCGGACAACTTCTGTCTGAATGACCCCTGCATGGGCCATGGAACCTGCTCGTCCAGTCCGGAGGGATACGAGTGTCGGTGCACGGCACGTTACTCGGGAAAGAACTGCCAGAAGGACAATGGCTCACCGTGTGCCAAGAATCCTTGCGAGAACGGCGGTTCCTGCCTGGAGAACTCACGCGGGGATTACCAGTGCTTCTGTGATCCCAACCACAGTGGCCAGCACTGCGAGACGGAGGTGAACATCCACCCACTCTGCCAGACGAACCCCTGCCTGAACAACGGAGCGTGTGTGGTGATTGGCGGAAGTGGAGCACTCACCTGCGAGTGTCCCAAGGGATACGCTGGTGCCAGGTGCGAGGTGGACACGGATGAGTGCGCCTCACAGCCGTGTCAAAACAACGGGAGCTGCATCGACCGGATCAATGGATTTAGCTGCGACTGCAGCGGCACCGGCTACACGGGTGCCTTCTGCCAGACGAATGTGGATGAGTGCGACAAGAATCCGTGCCTGAACGGCGGCAGATGCTTCGATACCTACGGCTGGTACACCTGCCAGTGTCTGGACGGTTGGGGCGGTGAGATTTGTGATCGACCCATGACTTGCCAGACGCAGCAGTGCTTGAACGGCGGCACCTGCCTGGACAAACCCATAGGCTTTCAGTGCCTCTGTCCGCCGGAGTACACTGGTGAACTGTGCCAAATCGCACCCAGTTGCGCCCAGCAGTGTCCCATCGATTCGGAGTGTGTAGGCGGCAAGTGCGTGTGTAAGCCAGGCTCATCGG GCCCCATTGGTCACTGCCtgccaacaacaaccacaccgACACCAGAACAAGAGCCAACAACAACGCCAAGAACCACAGCAATCCCTAACCCAGCTATTCCCAACACCCTAACAACCACCAAGATACCTCCAATAACAACCAGCCGAACATCGGTGGGAACGACCACCGGTAGCAGGAAGCCACCACAACAGCCACTGCAATCTCCGACCCAACGCTCGGCCTCCCTGAATGCATGTCCCCAAGAAAACTGCTTGAACGGTGGCACCTGCCTGGGCTATAGTGGCAATTATTCCTGTATTTGTGCTAGTGGATACACAG GTTACAACTGTCAAACGAGCACGGGCGATGGAGCGGCCTCTTTGGCCCTGACACCCATCAACTGCAATGCCACCAATGGAAAGTGCCTCAATGGAGGCACTTGCTCCATGAACGGAACCCACTGCTATTGCGCGGTCGGCTATTCGGGAGATCGCTGCGAGAAGGCCGAGAACTGTTCGCCACTGAATTGCCAGGAGCCGATGGTTTGTGTCCAGAACCAGTGCCTCTGTCCGGAGAACAAGGTGTGCAACCAGTGCGCCACCCAACCATGCCAGAATGGCGGAGAATGCGTGGACCTACCGAATGGAGACTACGAGTGCAAGTGCACCCGGGGATGGACTGGACGGACCTGTGGCAACGACGTGGACGAGTGCACCCTGCATCCCAAGATCTGTGGCAATGGTATCTGCAAGAACGAGAAGGGATCGTACAAGTGCTATTGTACACCTGGATTTACCGGAGTCCACTGCGATTCCGATGTGGACGAATGCCTCAGCTTTCCCTGCCTTAACGGAGCCACGTGTCACAACAAG ATAAATGCCTACGAATGCGTTTGCCAACCAGGATACGAGGGCGACAACTGCGAAGTGGACATCGATGAGTGCGGTAGTAATCCCTGCTCAAACGGCTCCACTTGCATCGACAGGATCAACAACTTCACCTGCAACTGCATTCCGGGAATGACGGGTCGCATCTGtgacatcgacatcgacgaCTGTGTGGGAGATCCCTGCTTGAATGGCGGTCAGTGCATCGACCAATTGGGTGGCTTCCGGTGTGACTGCAGTGGCACCGGTTATGAGGGACAGAACTGTGAGCTGAACATAGACGAATGCCTCTCGAATCCGTGCACGAATGGTGCCAAGTGCGTGGACAAGGTTAAGGACTACTTCTGCGATTGCCACAACGGCTACAAGGGAAAGAACTGTGAGCAGGACATCAACGAGTGCGAGAGTAATCCCTGCCAGTACAATGGCAACTGCCTAGAGCGTTCGAACATGACGCTCTACCAAATGAGTCGGATCACGGATCTGCCCAAGGTGTTTAGCCAGCCCTTTACCTTTGAGAATGCCAGCGG CTACGAGTGCGTCTGTGTGCCCGGCATCATTGGCAAGAACTGCGAGATCAACATTAATGAGTGCGACAGTAATCCCTGCAGCAAGCACGGAAACTGCAATGATGGA ATTGGCACCTATACTTGCGAATGCGAACCCGGCTTTGAGGGCACCCACTGTGAGATCAACATAGATGAGTGTGATCGCTATAATCCCTGCCAGAGGGGCACTTGTTACGACCAGATAGACGACTACGACTGCGATTGTGATGCGAACTATGGAGGCAAAAACTGTTCCGTACTTCTCAAAGGCTGTGACCAGAAT CCTTGCTTAAATGGCGGCGCATGCTTGCCGTATCTGATCAACGAGGTAACTCATCTGTACAACTGTACCTGCGAGAACGGTTTCCAAGGCGATAAATGCGAGAAGACCACCACGCTGTCAATGGTGGCCACTAGCTTGATTTCGGTGACCACGGAACGCGAGGAGGGCTACGACATTAATCTTCAATTTAGAACTACTCTGCCCAATGGAGTTTTGGCCTTTGGAACCACCGGCGAAAAGAATGAACCAGTTAGCTACATTTTGGAGCTGATTAACGGACGTCTGAATCTACATTCCTCGCTACTAAACAAGTGGGAGGGCGTGTTTATCGGATCGAAGCTGAACGACAGCAACTGGCACAAGGTGTTTGTGGCCATAAATACTTCGCACTTAGTCCTTTCGGCCAACGACGAGCAGGCCATCTTTCCGGTTGGCTCCTATGAAACGGCCAACAACAGCCAGCCCTCGTTTCCGCGCACATATCTGGGCGGCACCATTCCCAATCTGAAGTCCTATTTGCGCCACCTCACCCACCAGCCGTCAGCTTTTGTCGGCTGCATGCAAGACATCATGGTCAACGGTAAATGGATCTTTCCCGATGAGCAGGATGCGAATGTCAGCTATACCAAGCTGGAAAATGTCCAGAGCGGTTGTCCTCGCACGGAGCAATGTAAACCGAATCCCTGTCATTCGAACGGTGAATGCACGGACCTTTGGCACACCTTTGCCTGCCATTGTCCCAGACCATTCTTTGGACACACATGTCAGCACA ATATGACTGCTGCTACTTTTGGCCACGAGAACACCACCCACTCGGCTGTGATTGTGGAGACCACAGATGTGGCTAGGCGAGCCATTAGATCCATCCTAGACATTTCCATGTTCATTCGTACCCGCGAGCCAACCGGTCAAGTCTTTTACTTGGGCACTGATCCCCGCAAAGCGCCCACCAAAA ATGTTGGCGACTCATATGTGGCGGCCAAATTACATGGCGGAGAACTGCTAGTAAAGATGCAGTTCAGCGGCACTCCGGAGGCCTACACCGTCGGTGGCCAGAAGTTGGACAACGGCTATAACCACCTGATCGAAGTGGTGCGCAATCAAACGCTCGTGCAGGTCAAGCTCAATGGCACCGAGTACTTCCGCAAGACGCTGTCCACGACGGGTCTGCTGGATGCACAGGTGCTTTACTTGGGCGGACCTGCACCCACACGCGAGTCCCTTCTGGGAGCGACCACCGAACCAGGTATGATTCCGGTGCCCGGAGCAGGAGTACCCATTGAAGACACAACAGTTCCCAAGGAGGCGGACGATAGCAGGGACTACTTTAAGGGCATAATACAGGACGTGAAGGTCAGCAACGGCTCGCTCAATCTGATTGTGGAGATGTATTCCCTGAATGTGACAGACGTCCAAGTGAATGCCAAGCCCCTGGGCGCTGTAACCATCGATCGCGCCTCTGTGTTACCTGGTGAAGTGTCCGATGATCTGTGCCGAAAGAATCCGTGTCTGCATAACGCAGAGTGCAGAAACACATGGAACGACTACACTTGCAAGTGCCCCAATGGCTACAAGGGCAAGAATTGCCAGGAGATTGAATTCTGCCAACACGTTACATGTCCGGGGCAGAGCTTGTGCCAAAATCTGGACGATGGCTATGAGTGTGTTACCAACACTACATTTACTGGTCAGGAACGCAGCCCTCTTGCCTTCTTCTATTTCCAGGAGCCTCAATCCGACGATATTGTCAGTGAAGCGGCTCCCAAGCAGATCCTTAAACCTGTGATTGATATTGCCTTCCGCACTCGTGCTGGAGGTACTCTCCTGTACATCGACAATGTGGACGGATTCTTTGAAATCGGAGTAAACGGGGGACGAGTGACCATCACCTGGAAGCTCAGTGCGCTCCATTTTGGCGAGTCTGCCCGCTTTGAGAAGGAGAACACTGACGGAGAATGGAGTCGCATTTACCTAAGGGCACACAACAGCAAATTGGAGGGTGGATGGAAGGGATGGGAATCAATGGTGGATCCAACGCCAGCCTTTTCCACGGACATCGACCAAGCGGCCTTCCAGTCCCTGATCGCTACGAGTACCCAGGTTTACTTGGGTGGCATGCCAGAGTCGCGACAAGCACGTGGATCCACTCTGTCTGCCCAGCAGGGCTCCCAATTCAAGGGCTGCGTCGGAGAGGCAAGGGTCGGCGATCTTCTACTGCCCTACTTCTCAATGGCGGAACTGTATTCGCGCACCAATGTTTCAGTACAGCAAAAGGCCCAATTCCGATTAAACGCCACGCGACCTGAGGAGGGCTGCATCCTGTGCTTCCAGTCGGACTGCAAAAATGACGGCTTCTGCCAGTCTCCATCGGATGAGTACGCCTGCACCTGTCAGCCTGGATTCGAGGGCGATGATTGCGGCACGGACATCGACGAGTGTCTTAACACGGAATGCATGAACAACGGCACCTGCATCAACCAGGTGGCTGCCTTCTACTGCCAGTGTCAGCCAGGATTCGAGGGTCAGCACTGTGAGCAGAACATCGACGAGTGTGCGGACCAGCCGTGCCACAACGGTGGCAACTGCACGGATCTGATTGCCTCGTACGTGTGCGACTGTCCAGAGGACTATATGGGTCCGCAGTGCGACGTGCTGAAGCAAATGACCTGCGAGAACGAGCCATGTCGAAACGGATCAACGTGCCAGAATGGATTCA ATGCTTCtactggcaacaactttacaTGCACATGCGTGCCCGGCTTCGAGGGACCACTTTGTGACATTCCCTTCTGTGAAATAACGCCTTGCGACAACGGTGGACTCTGTTTGACCACAGGAGCG GTACCGATGTGCAAGTGCAGCCTGGGTTACACTGGTCGTCTGTGCGAGCAGGACATAAACGAGTGCGAATCGAATCCATGCCAGAACGGAGGTCAGTGCAAGGACCTCGTCGGCAGGTACGAGTGCGATTGCCAGGGCACTGGATTCGAGGGCATTCGCTGTGAGAATGACATCGACGAGTGCAGCGTGGAGGGCGATTACTGCGGCGGATTGGGCCGGTGTTTCAACAAGCCCGGATCCTTCCAGTGCATCTGCCAGAAACCCTATTGCGGAGCTTACTGCAACTTTACGGATCCCTGCAACGCTACGGACCTCTGCTCCAACGGCGGTCGCTGCGTAGAGTCCTGTGGCGCCAAACCGGACTACTACTGCGAGTGTCCGGAAGGATTTGCGGGCAAAAACTGCACAGCACCG ATTACGGCCAAGGAGGATGGACCTTCGACCACAGACATTGCCATCATTGTAATACCAGTAGTAGTGGTGCTGCTGCTAATCGCGGGAGCCCTTCTGGGCACCTTCCTGGTGATGGCCAGGAACAAGAGGGCCACTAGGGGCACCTACAGCCCGAGCGCGCAAGAGTATTGCAACCCACGGCTGGAAATGGACAACGTACTGAAGCCACCGCCGGAAGAGCGacttatttag